Proteins encoded in a region of the Ancylobacter sp. SL191 genome:
- a CDS encoding DUF6867 family protein — MTPSSVIEVSRGDFLLVTVFLGGGAAWFTGRSIARTWRVYRQAVIYALLLGCVVRFFHFALFEGTLLSLHYFLTDTAFLVALATLGFRSERASQMATRYGWIYRQSGPFGWLEGASREAPGEQA, encoded by the coding sequence ATCACGCCATCCTCGGTCATCGAGGTGTCACGCGGCGACTTCCTGCTCGTCACCGTGTTCCTCGGCGGCGGCGCGGCCTGGTTCACCGGCCGTTCCATCGCTCGCACCTGGCGGGTGTACCGGCAGGCGGTGATCTATGCGCTGCTGCTCGGCTGCGTGGTGCGCTTCTTCCACTTCGCGTTGTTCGAAGGGACGCTGCTGTCCCTGCACTATTTCCTGACGGATACGGCCTTCCTCGTGGCGCTCGCCACCCTGGGCTTCCGCTCCGAAAGGGCGAGCCAGATGGCGACGCGCTATGGCTGGATCTACCGTCAGTCGGGGCCGTTCGGCTGGCTCGAAGGCGCCTCCCGTGAGGCCCCTGGCGAGCAGGCCTGA
- a CDS encoding ABC transporter ATP-binding protein has protein sequence MLAVRGVKTFYGNIMALKGVDVDVHKGEIVTLIGSNGAGKSTLMMTIFGQPRAREGQIVYEGRDITKMPTHEIAQLKIAQSPEGRRIFPRMTVFENLQMGASVDGFAHFEQDLEKVFVLFPRLKERISQRGGTLSGGEQQMLAIGRALMSRPRLLMLDEPSLGLAPLIVKQIFDAIRELNRTEGLTVFLVEQNAFHALKLAHRGYVLVNGLVTMSGPGRELLERPEVRAAYLEGGKH, from the coding sequence ATGCTGGCCGTGCGCGGCGTGAAGACCTTCTACGGGAACATCATGGCGCTGAAAGGCGTCGATGTTGACGTCCACAAGGGCGAGATCGTCACTCTTATCGGCTCCAACGGCGCCGGCAAGTCGACGCTGATGATGACCATCTTCGGCCAGCCGCGCGCCCGTGAGGGCCAGATCGTCTATGAGGGTCGCGACATCACCAAGATGCCGACCCACGAGATCGCGCAGCTGAAGATCGCCCAGTCGCCGGAAGGCCGGCGTATCTTTCCGCGCATGACCGTGTTTGAAAACCTGCAGATGGGCGCTTCGGTCGACGGCTTCGCCCATTTCGAGCAGGATCTCGAGAAGGTCTTCGTGCTGTTCCCGCGCCTCAAGGAGCGCATCAGCCAGCGCGGCGGCACGCTGTCGGGCGGCGAGCAGCAGATGCTTGCCATCGGCCGCGCCCTGATGAGCCGCCCGCGCCTGTTGATGCTCGACGAGCCCTCGCTCGGCCTCGCGCCGCTGATCGTCAAGCAGATCTTCGACGCGATCCGCGAACTGAACCGCACCGAGGGACTCACCGTGTTCCTGGTCGAGCAGAACGCCTTCCACGCGCTGAAGCTCGCCCATCGCGGCTATGTGCTGGTGAACGGCCTCGTCACCATGTCCGGCCCCGGCCGGGAACTGCTGGAGCGCCCGGAAGTGCGGGCGGCCTATCTCGAAGGCGGGAAGCACTGA
- a CDS encoding ABC transporter ATP-binding protein — protein MAPLDSGIPVWEADTILSVEHLFMRFGGLVAVNDLSFKVGRGQITALIGPNGAGKTTVFNCITGFYKPSEGRLVLGHRRTPTPEEVAKVTLIGERSLVGADSAVFLLERMPDYRVSGEAKVARTFQNIRLFTGMTVLENLMVAQHNALMVASGYSLKGLFGLPGWNNAQRAATEKAKYWLDKVGLTERADDPAGDLPYGAQRRLEIARAMCSEPILLCLDEPAAGLNPRESLELNNLLRSIRAEHGTSILLIEHDMSVVMEISDHVVVLDYGTKISDGTPDAVKNDPRVIAAYLGVDEDAVEEVEAEIGIDAGGHSTGANS, from the coding sequence ATGGCACCCCTCGACAGCGGCATTCCCGTCTGGGAAGCCGATACCATCCTCTCCGTCGAACACTTGTTCATGCGCTTCGGCGGCCTCGTCGCCGTCAACGATCTCAGCTTCAAGGTCGGCCGCGGCCAGATCACCGCGCTGATCGGCCCCAACGGCGCCGGCAAGACCACGGTGTTCAACTGCATCACCGGCTTCTACAAGCCGAGCGAGGGCCGCCTCGTGCTCGGCCACCGCCGGACGCCGACGCCGGAGGAAGTCGCCAAAGTGACGCTGATCGGCGAGCGCTCGCTGGTCGGCGCCGATTCCGCCGTCTTCCTCTTGGAGCGCATGCCCGACTACCGGGTCTCCGGCGAGGCGAAGGTGGCGCGCACCTTCCAGAACATCCGGCTGTTCACCGGCATGACCGTGCTGGAGAACTTGATGGTGGCCCAGCACAACGCGCTGATGGTTGCTTCCGGCTATTCCCTGAAGGGGCTGTTCGGCCTGCCTGGCTGGAACAACGCGCAGCGCGCCGCCACCGAGAAGGCCAAGTACTGGCTCGACAAGGTCGGCCTCACCGAGCGGGCGGACGACCCGGCGGGCGACCTGCCCTATGGCGCCCAGCGCCGGCTGGAGATCGCCCGTGCTATGTGCTCGGAGCCGATCCTGCTGTGCCTCGACGAGCCGGCGGCGGGCCTCAACCCGCGCGAGAGCCTTGAACTCAACAATCTGCTGCGCTCCATCCGCGCCGAACATGGCACCTCGATCCTGCTGATCGAGCATGACATGAGCGTCGTCATGGAGATCTCCGACCACGTGGTCGTGCTCGACTACGGGACCAAGATCTCCGACGGCACGCCCGACGCGGTGAAGAACGATCCGCGTGTCATCGCCGCCTATCTCGGCGTCGACGAGGACGCGGTGGAGGAGGTCGAGGCCGAAATCGGCATCGACGCCGGCGGCCATTCCACGGGAGCCAACTCGTGA
- the livM gene encoding high-affinity branched-chain amino acid ABC transporter permease LivM: MAVQLADTAPAPAQTSVMAHALKDAFITGLIATGLFGPLIGFQTIIIDGALGLAYRPMTLAVMVGIIFVGRLILNLTIWSPNRPPRTKTGPTVFDRMGTTVGPAVKPALLGLAIFFPFIAAASMGGLSESRYLIDLGILILTYVMLGWGLNIVVGLAGLLDLGYVAFYAVGAYTYALLATSAPINDFFAGLFGETFWASWAFWICLPMAGIFAGVWGMILGFPVLRLRGDYLAIVTLAFGEIIRLVLINWVDFTGGGAGIASIPRATFFGIPFNASEEGFAARFGLTFDPMHRIIFLYFVILALALLTAFVTVRLRKLPVGRAWEALREDEIACRSLGINTTNVKLSAFATGAMFGGFAGCFFAVRAGFVSPESFTFDISAMILAIVVLGGMGSQIGVAVAAAVMMGGMEMLRNLGFLTQIFGNEFDPSLYRMLLFGFAMVAIMVWKPRGLVSTRDPTIFLKERKAVSGDLVKEGHG; encoded by the coding sequence ATGGCAGTCCAGCTTGCCGACACCGCGCCCGCCCCGGCGCAGACCTCCGTGATGGCTCACGCCCTCAAGGATGCCTTCATCACTGGCCTTATCGCCACTGGCCTCTTCGGTCCCCTGATCGGCTTCCAGACGATCATCATCGACGGGGCGCTCGGCCTCGCCTACCGGCCGATGACGCTGGCCGTCATGGTGGGCATCATCTTCGTCGGCCGCCTGATCCTCAACCTGACGATCTGGTCGCCCAACCGCCCGCCCCGGACCAAGACCGGCCCGACCGTGTTCGACCGCATGGGCACGACCGTCGGCCCGGCGGTGAAGCCCGCGCTGCTCGGGCTGGCGATTTTCTTCCCGTTCATCGCCGCCGCCTCAATGGGCGGCCTGAGCGAGAGCCGCTACCTCATCGACCTCGGCATCCTCATCCTCACCTATGTGATGCTGGGCTGGGGCCTGAATATCGTCGTCGGCCTCGCCGGCCTGCTCGATCTCGGTTACGTCGCCTTTTACGCGGTGGGTGCCTATACCTACGCGCTGCTGGCGACCTCGGCGCCGATCAATGACTTCTTCGCGGGCCTGTTCGGCGAAACCTTCTGGGCGAGCTGGGCCTTCTGGATCTGCCTGCCCATGGCCGGCATTTTCGCCGGCGTCTGGGGCATGATCCTCGGTTTTCCGGTACTGCGCCTGCGCGGCGACTACCTCGCCATCGTGACGCTGGCCTTCGGCGAGATCATCCGCCTCGTGCTCATCAACTGGGTGGACTTCACCGGCGGCGGCGCGGGTATCGCCTCGATCCCGCGCGCCACCTTCTTCGGCATTCCGTTCAATGCCAGCGAAGAGGGCTTTGCGGCGCGCTTCGGGCTCACATTCGACCCGATGCACCGCATCATCTTCCTCTATTTCGTCATTCTGGCGCTTGCTCTGCTCACCGCCTTCGTCACGGTGCGGCTGCGCAAGCTGCCGGTCGGGCGGGCGTGGGAAGCGCTGCGCGAGGATGAGATCGCCTGCCGCTCGCTCGGCATCAACACCACCAATGTGAAGCTCTCAGCCTTCGCCACCGGCGCCATGTTTGGCGGCTTTGCCGGCTGCTTCTTCGCGGTGCGTGCCGGCTTCGTCTCCCCGGAAAGCTTCACCTTCGACATTTCGGCGATGATCCTCGCCATCGTGGTGCTCGGCGGCATGGGCTCGCAGATCGGCGTCGCGGTGGCGGCAGCGGTGATGATGGGCGGCATGGAAATGCTGCGCAATCTCGGCTTCCTGACCCAGATCTTCGGCAATGAGTTCGACCCGAGCCTCTACCGCATGCTGCTGTTCGGCTTCGCCATGGTCGCGATCATGGTCTGGAAGCCCCGCGGTCTCGTCTCCACCCGCGATCCCACCATCTTCCTGAAGGAGCGCAAGGCGGTGTCCGGCGATCTCGTCAAGGAGGGGCACGGCTGA
- a CDS encoding branched-chain amino acid ABC transporter permease: MEVFIQQLINGLTLGSIYGLIAIGYTMVFGIIGMVNFAHGDVFMVSTFIALVCFLLLTTVLGITSIFLALAIVLVVAMFFTSLTNWAIERVAYRPLRGSFRLAPMISAIGMSIFLANFVQVSQGPRNKPVPPMVTDVIVLMDSGNYQVTLAWKQVIIMAVTALLLMGFWYLVQKTSLGRAQRAVEQDRKMAALLGINVDHTISLTFVIGAALAAVAGVMYMMYYGVAHFADGFVPGVKAFTAAVLGGIGSLPGAVLGGLLIGLIEVFWSAYFSIEYKDVAAFSILAITLIFMPQGLLGRPEVEKV, encoded by the coding sequence ATGGAAGTCTTCATTCAGCAGCTCATCAACGGGCTGACGCTGGGCTCGATCTATGGGCTCATCGCCATTGGCTACACGATGGTCTTTGGCATCATCGGCATGGTGAACTTCGCCCATGGCGACGTGTTCATGGTGTCCACCTTCATCGCCCTGGTCTGCTTCCTGCTGCTCACCACGGTGCTGGGCATCACCTCGATCTTCCTGGCGCTGGCCATCGTGCTGGTGGTGGCGATGTTCTTCACATCACTGACCAACTGGGCGATCGAGCGCGTGGCCTACCGGCCCTTGCGCGGCTCGTTCCGCCTCGCGCCGATGATCTCGGCCATCGGCATGTCGATCTTCCTCGCCAATTTCGTCCAGGTCTCCCAGGGCCCGCGCAACAAGCCGGTGCCGCCGATGGTGACCGACGTGATCGTGCTGATGGACTCCGGCAACTACCAGGTCACGCTGGCGTGGAAGCAGGTCATCATCATGGCGGTGACTGCGCTGCTGCTGATGGGCTTCTGGTATCTCGTGCAGAAGACCTCGCTCGGCCGCGCCCAGCGCGCCGTGGAGCAGGACCGCAAGATGGCGGCGCTGCTCGGCATCAATGTCGACCACACCATCTCGCTGACCTTCGTCATCGGCGCCGCGCTCGCCGCCGTCGCGGGCGTCATGTACATGATGTATTACGGCGTCGCGCATTTCGCCGACGGCTTCGTGCCGGGCGTCAAGGCGTTCACCGCCGCGGTTCTGGGCGGCATCGGCTCGCTGCCGGGGGCCGTCCTTGGCGGGCTGCTGATCGGCCTGATCGAGGTGTTCTGGTCGGCCTATTTCTCCATCGAGTACAAGGACGTCGCCGCCTTCTCGATCCTTGCCATCACCCTCATCTTCATGCCGCAGGGCCTGCTCGGCCGTCCGGAAGTCGAGAAGGTCTGA
- a CDS encoding flavin reductase produces the protein MDDTSRSTPTDGHAVDAGLFREAMSRLAAAVHVVTTRGPEGRAGFTATAVASISDTPPTLLVCLNRRSLSAPAFHHAGRFAVNMLTGAQETVAQSFGGRGGLSGEQRFGVGHWQEGALGLPCLVGALAVFECRLVEARTVATHDVLVGRVEHVTLGPARESLVYLGREFRRL, from the coding sequence GTGGACGACACCAGCCGGTCTACGCCCACGGACGGTCACGCCGTCGATGCGGGCCTGTTTCGTGAGGCGATGAGCCGGCTGGCGGCGGCCGTCCATGTCGTCACCACGCGGGGGCCGGAGGGGCGGGCCGGCTTCACCGCCACGGCGGTCGCCTCTATCTCCGACACCCCGCCGACGCTGCTGGTCTGCCTCAACCGGCGTAGCCTGTCGGCCCCGGCCTTTCACCATGCCGGGCGTTTCGCGGTGAACATGCTGACCGGCGCGCAGGAGACGGTGGCGCAGAGTTTTGGCGGGCGGGGCGGGCTTTCGGGTGAGCAGCGCTTTGGCGTCGGGCACTGGCAGGAGGGCGCGCTCGGGCTTCCCTGCCTGGTCGGCGCGCTCGCCGTCTTCGAGTGTCGGCTGGTCGAGGCGCGCACCGTGGCGACGCATGACGTGCTTGTCGGCCGTGTCGAGCATGTCACGCTCGGCCCGGCGCGGGAGAGCCTCGTTTATCTCGGGCGCGAATTCCGCCGACTCTGA
- a CDS encoding NAD(P)/FAD-dependent oxidoreductase — MSRPERVDVAVIGAGAAGMMCAWEVAKRGRRVVVIDHARAPGEKIRISGGGRCNFTNRGATPKNYLSANPSFAISALKRYTPEDFIRLVDRHGIAWHEKTLGQLFCDGSARQIVDMLTDGLRESGAALRLSTTVSAVARDGDGYSLATSEGPLACRSLVIASGGKSIPKMGATGFGYEIATQFGLRLVPTRPGLVPLTLDPGLLETIAPLSGVAVEGRARHGKTAFDEAVLFTHRGLSGPAILQISSYWRESEEIELALAPRTDVFARLRQARSVNGRQAPATALAEILPKRLAQTIAEREAGTGNLADLSDKVLRRIDTAVNGWRFKPTGSEGYRTAEVTLGGVDTADLDSRTLEARNVPGLYFIGEVVDVTGWLGGYNFQWAWASGWVAGQTA; from the coding sequence ATGAGCCGGCCGGAGCGCGTGGATGTCGCGGTCATCGGCGCCGGCGCGGCGGGGATGATGTGCGCCTGGGAGGTGGCCAAGCGCGGGCGCCGCGTCGTGGTGATCGACCATGCCCGCGCGCCGGGCGAGAAGATCCGCATTTCCGGCGGCGGGCGCTGCAACTTCACCAATCGCGGCGCCACGCCGAAGAACTACCTCTCGGCCAACCCTTCCTTCGCCATTTCGGCGCTGAAACGCTACACGCCGGAGGACTTCATCCGGCTGGTGGACCGGCACGGCATCGCCTGGCACGAGAAGACGCTCGGCCAATTGTTCTGCGACGGCTCGGCGCGGCAGATCGTCGACATGCTCACCGACGGGCTGCGCGAGTCCGGGGCGGCGCTGCGGCTCTCGACCACGGTCAGCGCGGTGGCGCGCGACGGCGACGGCTACAGCCTCGCGACCAGCGAGGGGCCGCTCGCCTGCCGCTCGCTGGTCATCGCCTCGGGCGGCAAGTCGATCCCGAAGATGGGTGCCACCGGCTTCGGCTATGAGATCGCCACGCAGTTCGGCCTGCGCCTTGTGCCGACGCGGCCGGGGTTGGTGCCGCTCACCCTCGACCCGGGCCTGCTGGAAACCATCGCCCCCCTCTCGGGCGTGGCCGTAGAGGGGCGCGCCCGGCACGGCAAGACGGCGTTCGACGAAGCCGTGCTGTTCACCCATCGCGGGCTATCAGGTCCAGCCATCCTGCAGATCTCGTCCTATTGGCGCGAGAGCGAGGAGATCGAACTGGCGCTCGCACCCCGCACCGATGTCTTCGCCCGGCTGCGGCAAGCGCGGAGCGTGAACGGTCGGCAGGCGCCCGCGACAGCCCTCGCCGAGATCCTGCCGAAACGGCTCGCTCAGACCATTGCCGAGCGCGAGGCGGGCACGGGCAACCTCGCCGACCTCTCCGACAAGGTGCTGCGCCGGATCGACACCGCCGTGAATGGCTGGCGCTTCAAGCCGACGGGATCGGAGGGCTACCGCACAGCCGAGGTGACGCTTGGCGGCGTCGACACGGCCGACCTCGATTCCCGCACGCTCGAGGCGCGCAACGTGCCGGGCCTTTATTTCATCGGCGAGGTGGTGGACGTTACCGGCTGGCTCGGCGGCTACAACTTCCAGTGGGCCTGGGCCTCCGGCTGGGTCGCCGGCCAGACCGCCTGA
- a CDS encoding lysine-2,3-aminomutase-like protein: MSASSPPAATASVAAMPRTLRRPADLAAAGLLPADHGLDALAARYAVAVTPALIARIDRDDPADPVARQFVPDARELDTRAEELTDPIGDEAHSPVPGIVHRYPDRVLLKLVGVCAVYCRFCFRREMVGPGAETSLSEDALETALTYIAGRPDIWEVVLTGGDPLVAAPRRLADLMARLAAIDHVKIVRFHTRVPVAAPERVTGTLVEALRHPGLATYVAVHANHARELGAPARAAIARLADAGIALVSQSVLLRDVNDDADTLAALFRALVECRVKPYYLHHPDLAPGTAHFRLPIARGQELMRALRGRLSGLALPTYVLDIPGGYGKVPIGPDYLEPTPEGWRVTDYCGGVHAYEAADGEAPR; this comes from the coding sequence ATGAGCGCTTCCTCCCCTCCTGCCGCTACGGCATCTGTGGCCGCCATGCCGCGCACGCTGCGCCGGCCGGCCGACCTCGCCGCTGCGGGCCTGCTCCCGGCCGATCACGGCCTCGACGCCCTCGCCGCGCGCTATGCCGTGGCAGTGACGCCGGCCTTGATCGCCCGGATCGACCGCGACGACCCCGCGGACCCTGTTGCCCGCCAATTCGTGCCCGACGCACGCGAACTGGACACGAGGGCCGAGGAACTGACCGATCCGATCGGCGATGAGGCGCATAGCCCGGTGCCGGGTATCGTCCACCGCTATCCCGACCGTGTGCTGCTGAAGCTTGTCGGCGTCTGCGCGGTCTATTGCCGCTTCTGCTTCCGCCGAGAAATGGTCGGACCGGGCGCCGAAACCAGCCTGTCCGAAGACGCACTGGAGACCGCCCTCACCTACATCGCCGGCCGTCCGGATATCTGGGAGGTCGTGCTCACCGGTGGCGACCCGCTGGTCGCCGCGCCGCGTCGCCTTGCTGATCTGATGGCGCGGCTCGCCGCAATCGACCATGTGAAGATCGTGCGCTTCCACACCCGCGTGCCGGTCGCGGCACCCGAGCGCGTGACGGGGACGCTGGTTGAGGCGCTGCGCCATCCCGGCCTCGCGACCTATGTCGCCGTTCACGCCAACCATGCGCGCGAACTCGGGGCCCCGGCCCGCGCTGCCATCGCCCGCCTCGCCGATGCCGGCATCGCGCTAGTCAGCCAGTCCGTGCTGCTCCGGGACGTGAATGACGACGCGGACACGCTCGCCGCGCTGTTTCGCGCCCTCGTCGAATGTCGGGTGAAGCCCTATTACCTGCACCATCCCGATCTCGCGCCGGGCACCGCGCATTTCCGCCTGCCGATCGCGCGCGGGCAGGAACTGATGCGCGCCCTGCGCGGACGGCTCTCCGGTCTCGCCCTGCCCACCTATGTGCTCGACATACCCGGCGGCTACGGCAAGGTGCCGATTGGGCCGGACTATCTCGAGCCGACGCCGGAGGGCTGGCGCGTCACCGATTATTGCGGCGGCGTCCATGCCTATGAGGCGGCGGACGGGGAGGCCCCGCGATGA
- a CDS encoding XdhC family protein: protein MFAREEDVLEAAARWRREGHGVALATVVQTWGSAPRPVGSHLVIDEGGRFLGSVSGGCVEGAVVAEAAEVIEDGRPRLLEFGVADETAWQVGLSCGGRISVYVEKVA from the coding sequence ATGTTCGCGCGTGAGGAAGATGTTCTGGAGGCCGCCGCTCGCTGGCGCCGGGAAGGCCATGGCGTGGCACTCGCCACGGTTGTGCAGACCTGGGGCTCGGCGCCGCGCCCGGTCGGCAGCCATCTGGTGATCGATGAGGGCGGACGTTTTCTCGGCTCGGTCTCAGGCGGCTGTGTCGAGGGGGCGGTGGTCGCGGAAGCGGCCGAGGTGATCGAGGATGGCCGCCCGCGCCTGCTGGAGTTCGGCGTCGCCGACGAGACGGCCTGGCAGGTTGGGCTCTCCTGCGGCGGGCGGATCAGCGTCTATGTCGAGAAGGTCGCCTGA
- a CDS encoding XdhC family protein, whose protein sequence is MDLALLEMLNAERTARRATVLVTELGSGRQRLVRPAEVDGDPLAEALGEAFRTGKSALIESGNERVFLTAQVPSPRLIITGAVHISQALAPMAAMADFSVTIIDPRTAFATEDRFPGVDIRAEWPDVALPELGLDPFTALVALTHDPKIDDPALAAGLNAGCFYVGALGSRKTHAARLERLAERGVAREQLARIHAPIGLDIGSVSPAEIAVSILGEIIADLRRKPLRRERAA, encoded by the coding sequence ATGGATCTCGCCCTTCTGGAAATGCTCAATGCCGAGCGCACAGCGCGCCGGGCGACGGTGCTCGTCACCGAACTCGGTTCCGGGCGCCAGCGTCTCGTTCGGCCGGCCGAGGTGGACGGGGATCCGCTGGCGGAGGCTCTCGGTGAGGCGTTTCGCACCGGCAAGAGCGCGCTGATAGAGTCCGGCAATGAGCGGGTGTTCCTCACCGCGCAGGTGCCCTCGCCGCGGCTTATTATCACCGGTGCGGTGCATATCTCGCAGGCCCTCGCCCCCATGGCGGCGATGGCGGACTTCAGCGTCACCATCATCGACCCGCGCACCGCCTTTGCGACGGAAGACCGCTTCCCCGGTGTCGACATCCGCGCCGAATGGCCGGATGTGGCGCTCCCCGAGCTGGGGCTCGACCCCTTCACCGCGCTGGTGGCGCTGACCCATGATCCGAAGATCGACGATCCGGCACTCGCGGCGGGGCTCAACGCGGGTTGCTTCTATGTTGGCGCGCTCGGCTCGCGGAAGACCCATGCGGCGCGGCTGGAACGGCTCGCCGAACGCGGCGTCGCGCGCGAGCAGCTTGCCCGCATCCATGCGCCCATCGGTCTCGATATCGGCTCGGTGAGCCCGGCGGAGATCGCGGTCTCCATTCTCGGTGAGATCATCGCCGATCTGCGTCGCAAGCCGCTGCGCCGGGAGAGGGCGGCGTGA
- a CDS encoding molybdopterin-binding/glycosyltransferase family 2 protein, with protein MRFARLPLAEAEGAINVHALRVPGAELRKGARIDAAALAALAQAGIAEIVAVRLEPGDVSEDDAAAEIAAAVSGDYATVDAAFTGRANIRAAQAGVLVVDRAGIDALNRIDEAVTLATLPAFAAVEAGQMIGTVKIIPFAVSANAMAAARAVCGRLIEVAPHRLRRVAVISTVLPGLPEKVIAKTLRVTGARLAAMGAGIAFERRVPHDEAALAAAITEVRQAGAELIIVFGASAIADRRDAIPAAIEAAGGLVEHFGMPVDPGNLLLVARLGSVPVLGAPGCARSPKENGFDWVLRRLVAGLPVTRDDITGMGVGGLLMEIPSRPQPRESVASTGLAGAIVLAAGRGTRMPHAHKLTADLGGAPLLRRAVQAALASRARPVIVVTGHEAEKVRAALAGLDVSFVHNLAYAEGLSTSLRAGIGALPPEVDRAVVLLGDMPKVEAGLVDRLAGAINLAEGRLVAVPVSEGRRGNPVAWSRALFADLMALTGDVGARHLIAANAEAVVEVTVEGEGAFLDIDTREELEALAIHEIATNADVDAAAALEGMKAEDA; from the coding sequence GTGAGGTTCGCCCGCCTGCCGCTCGCCGAGGCGGAGGGCGCCATCAATGTCCACGCGCTGCGCGTACCCGGCGCGGAGTTGCGCAAGGGTGCGCGGATCGATGCGGCCGCGCTCGCCGCCCTGGCGCAGGCCGGCATTGCCGAGATCGTCGCGGTCCGGCTGGAGCCCGGCGATGTCAGCGAGGATGATGCCGCGGCTGAGATCGCCGCGGCGGTGAGCGGCGACTATGCCACTGTCGACGCCGCGTTCACCGGCCGCGCCAATATCCGTGCGGCGCAAGCGGGCGTTCTGGTTGTCGACCGTGCGGGGATCGACGCGCTCAACCGCATTGACGAGGCGGTGACGCTGGCGACGCTGCCGGCCTTCGCTGCTGTCGAGGCCGGGCAGATGATCGGCACGGTGAAGATCATCCCCTTCGCGGTGTCCGCTAACGCCATGGCGGCGGCGCGGGCGGTGTGCGGCCGGCTGATCGAGGTCGCGCCCCATCGGCTGCGGCGCGTTGCGGTGATTTCCACTGTGCTGCCGGGCCTGCCGGAGAAGGTGATCGCCAAGACGTTGCGCGTGACCGGCGCGCGGCTGGCGGCGATGGGGGCCGGTATCGCCTTTGAGCGCCGCGTGCCGCATGACGAGGCGGCGCTGGCAGCGGCCATCACCGAGGTGCGGCAGGCGGGTGCGGAGCTCATCATCGTGTTCGGCGCCTCGGCGATCGCCGATCGGCGCGACGCGATCCCGGCCGCCATCGAGGCGGCGGGCGGCCTGGTTGAGCATTTCGGCATGCCGGTGGATCCCGGCAATCTCCTGCTGGTCGCCCGGCTTGGCTCCGTGCCGGTGCTCGGCGCGCCCGGTTGCGCGCGGAGCCCGAAGGAGAACGGCTTCGACTGGGTGCTGCGGCGCCTGGTGGCGGGGCTGCCGGTCACGCGGGACGACATTACCGGCATGGGCGTGGGGGGCTTGCTGATGGAAATTCCCTCGCGGCCGCAGCCGCGCGAGAGCGTGGCGTCGACCGGCCTCGCCGGCGCAATCGTGTTGGCGGCAGGGCGCGGCACGCGGATGCCGCATGCCCACAAGCTCACCGCCGATCTCGGCGGTGCGCCTTTGCTGCGGCGTGCGGTGCAGGCGGCGCTTGCGTCGCGCGCCCGGCCGGTGATCGTCGTGACCGGCCATGAGGCTGAGAAAGTGCGCGCGGCGCTGGCGGGGCTCGATGTCTCCTTCGTTCATAACTTGGCCTATGCCGAGGGTCTATCTACCTCGCTGCGGGCCGGCATTGGCGCCCTGCCGCCGGAGGTGGATCGTGCCGTGGTGCTGCTCGGCGACATGCCGAAGGTCGAGGCCGGGCTGGTGGACCGGCTCGCGGGTGCGATCAATCTCGCCGAGGGGCGGCTGGTCGCCGTGCCGGTCAGCGAGGGTCGGCGCGGCAATCCCGTCGCCTGGTCGCGGGCGCTGTTCGCCGACCTCATGGCGCTAACGGGCGATGTCGGGGCGCGCCATCTCATCGCTGCCAATGCCGAGGCGGTGGTCGAGGTGACGGTGGAGGGCGAGGGCGCCTTTCTCGATATCGACACCCGCGAGGAACTGGAAGCACTGGCGATCCATGAGATCGCGACCAACGCCGATGTCGATGCCGCCGCGGCCCTTGAGGGCATGAAGGCGGAGGATGCCTGA